From one Triticum urartu cultivar G1812 chromosome 3, Tu2.1, whole genome shotgun sequence genomic stretch:
- the LOC125545570 gene encoding uncharacterized protein LOC125545570 isoform X1 — MGKKRKHDQGRDDESSSSDAKRYRSCHCQNRRMLSDGMSREGFSDTLCEAVIELKDVIRVKVSTEEKFERKIIKLKQKREKDKNKHKEDIRILKEDFTILKEYFKILKESHEELNSKIQEMRKEGRAEVNHYDKSPSQRSQVSQSTRFRLVIENNVSRTIYKKETIETEDGGGHIKVAMYDGGNRIAPDHLLASAKVYLVVIEGWFNEPKRDSWSKEDFEESIIKPRKGITRLVKNDTFDLSDGCCDHEGAIIMDNSQQREVKFGVMIAVPTEVRVLEGVSNPFKVQEGKTKKPGSKKKGKKPSPVPTRNLAQTTSTHTTQHGQSPFTPDEQHSLPPPAIQDVLQKSDHGKHTEFLTDDTAEDNRLSYPPAIVPQMVEGNGRALNSNGQQFSQQIPMQILWQPTNAHIMQNGQDYNMQQTSIQNPSQAAGYCPVYQPLLARGQDQYTSFSNASSQLAFPNLSAYTTLNDIRQWTSIPEGEISVEDVHPLIVPTQIQETYGSFRCGQVLLQWDKPHMEPKEHWNFLDELMPLHSTQSRFYGESLPSTSLMDKAHKLLASTSSGDSVLKMITGVTSRATQTPQRRGVLIRPIEPYDSNADIFRPPVKKQRNAKYQLRFVNRVCNDYYTQEQIKSGDGSLLKVALYDENNRVVTSGPLSSASVEVVLLHGDFNVEGQDYWTSEEFSACLVHSQSLEEPPALGGDRVLALTDGEAALGNVSFQISSFHARTGKFKMGVEIKNVREESVQQGITSPFLVRVRQGEESSHHRITSPEALLRVRMELPKQVCGALQCDARERASSDQSSPQRNVLVASKVEDHDSIVQSGSGVLLFPAPPPSSEQARVPQPEPGLNCPRCDSTNTEFFFFNNHSVTQPRNFCGECRLGLGAALGLAAVPAADRDIADRAAYVAATSGTSTSTKPSTTATTCAISAPMSMVERARLAKVPQPEPGLKCPRCDSTNTKFCYFNNYSLTQPRHFCHACRRYWTRGGALRNVASCHAKRSAKRSAKRCAKSKASAGEPAATATPSSALTATKPNTTSCIGAAPPGLHQHSMFCTKSESPHSNRFADNFDLASLRLGFPARLLFADGGVHHQPVLQGMFDLGLQSGGGNCEDGASSTTK; from the exons ATGGGGAAAAAGAGGAAACATGATCAGGGAAGGGACGACGAGTCGAGCTCCTCCGATGCCAAGCGGTACAGGTCTTGCCACTGCCAGAACAG AAGGATGTTAAGTGACGGGATGTCTCGGGAGGGGTTTTCAGATACCTTATGTGAGGCAGTAATCGAACTGAAAGACGTCATACGG GTTAAAGTGTCCACGGAGGAAAAGTTCGAAAGAAAAATTATAAAGCTTAAGCAAAAGAGGGAAAAAGATAAGAACAAACATAAGGAAGATATCAGAATACTCAAGGAAGATTTCACAATACTCAAAGAATATTTCAAAATACTGAAGGAATCTCATGAAGAGCTCAATTCAAAAATCCAAGAGATGCGAAAAGAAGGGCGTGCTGAAGTAAATCATTACGATAAATCTCCATCTCAGAG ATCGCAAGTAAGCCAATCAACAAGATTTCGACTAGTAATTGAAAATAATGTGAGCAGAACAATTTACAAAAAGGAAACTATAGAGACCGAGGATGGCGGAGGTCACATAAAAGTTGCCATGTATGATGGCGGCAATCGAATCGCACCTGACCACCTTCTTGCTTCAGCAAAAGTTTACCTAGTTGTCATTGAAGGATGGTTCAACGAACCGAAGCGAGATTCTTGGTCTAAAGAGGATTTTGAGGAAAGCATAATAAAACCACGAAAAGGAATCACAAGGCTAGTGAAAAATGATACATTTGATCTGAGTGATGGGTGTTGTGATCATGAAGGTGCCATTATTATGGATAATTCGCAACAAAGGGAAGTTAAGTTTGGAGTAATGATTGCAGTACCTACAGAAGTAAGAGTTCTTGAAGGAGTATCAAATCCTTTCAAAGTGCAAGAAGGCAAGACAAAAA AGCCAGGGTCTAAGAAAAAGGGTAAAAAGCCTTCTCCAGTTCCAACGCGAAACTTGGCACAGACAACCAGCACCCACACAACACAACATG GCCAAAGTCCTTTTACTCCAGACGAGCAACATAGTCTTCCACCACCTGCCATTCAAGACGTATTGCAGAAATCAG ACCATGGAAAGCATACAGAATTTCTGACTGATGACACTGCAGAGGATAATCGACTGAGTTATCCACCGGCTATTGTGCCACAGATGGTTGAGGGAAATG GGCGAGCCCTAAACAGCAATGGTCAACAATTTTCGCAACAAATCCCAATGCAAATCTTGTGGCAGCCAACCAATGCACACATAATGCAAAATG GTCAAGACTACAATATGCAACAAACAAGCATTCAAAATCCATCGCAGGCAGCAG GATATTGTCCAGTCTATCAACCCTTACTTGCTCGTGGACAAGATCAGTACACTAGTTTCTCTAATGCAAGTTCTCAACTTGCATTTCCGAACCTTTCAGCATACACGACATTGAATGATATTCGCCAG TGGACTTCCATCCCTGAAGGGGAGATATCTGTGGAAGATGTACATCCTTTAATTGTCCCGACACAAATTCAAGAGACTT ATGGGTCATTTAGATGTGGTCAAGTACTACTTCAATGGGATAAACCTCATATGGAGCCCAAGGAACACTGGAACTTTCTTGACGAGCTCATGCCGCTGCATAGCACACAGTCAAGGTTTTATGGAGAAAGTTTACCCAGTACAAGCCTCATGGATAAAGCCCATAAATTACTGGCCAGTACTTCATCAGGTGATTCTGTTTTGAAGATGATTACTGGTGTTACGAGTCGAGCCACGCAAACTCCTCAGAGGAGAGGCGTTCTCATTCGTCCCATCGAGCCATATGATTCAAACGCTGA CATTTTCAGGCCACCAGTTAAGAAGCAAAGGAATGCCAAATATCAACTGCGGTTTGTCAATAGGGTTTGCAATGACTACTACACCCAGGAACAAATCAAATCAGGGGATGGGAGTCTGTTAAAGGTAGCTTTGTATGATGAGAATAATCGGGTAGTCACATCTGGTCCGCTGTCTTCAGCTTCTGTGGAGGTCGTACTACTTCATGGCGATTTCAATGTCGAAGGTCAAGATTATTGGACATCAGAGGAGTTCAGTGCCTGCCTAGTGCATTCACAATCCTTAGAAGAACCACCAGCCCTGGGAGGTGACCGTGTCTTGGCACTGACTGATGGAGAGGCAGCCCTTGGTAATGTCAGTTTCCAGATTTCCTCCTTCCATGCCAGAACAGGAAAGTTCAAGATGGGTGTTGAGATTAAAAACGTACGAGAAGAGAGTGTTCAACAAGGAATCACTAGCCCATTTCTCGTGAGAGTTCGTCAAGGGGAAG AATCAAGTCACCATCGGATCACATCTCCCGAAGCGTTGCTCAGAGTAAGAATGGAATTGCCCAAACAAGTCTGCGGGGCGCTGCAGTGCGATGCCAGGGAACGCGCGTCGTCG GATCAGTCGTCGCCGCAGAGAAATGTCTTGGTGGCGTCGAAGGTGGAGGACCATGACAGCATAGTACAGAGCGGGAGCGGCGTGTTATTATTCCCAGCCCCGCCGCCGTCGTCGGAGCAGGCACGGGTGCCGCAGCCGGAGCCGGGGCTCAACTGCCCGCGCTGCGACTCCACCAACACagagttcttcttcttcaacaaccACTCCGTCACACAGCCCCGCAACTTCTGCGGCGAATGCCGCCTTGGGCTGGGCGCCGCGCTTGGCCTGGCGGCGGTACCCGCCGCCGACAGGGACATCGCGGATCGCGCCGCCTACGTAGCTGCCACGTCAGGGACGTCGACGTCGACGAAGCccagcaccaccgccaccacTTGCGCCATATCTGCGCCAATGTCGATGGTGGAGCGGGCGCGGTTGGCCAAGGTGCCGCAGCCGGAGCCGGGGCTCAAGTGCCCGCGCTGCGACTCCACCAACACCAAGTTCTGCTACTTCAACAACTACTCCCTCACCCAGCCCCGTCACTTCTGCCACGCATGCCGCCGCTATTGGACCCGCGGGGGCGCGCTCCGCAACGTCGCCAGCTGCCACGCCAAGCGCAGCGCCAAACGCAGCGCCAAGCGTTGCGCCAAGTCCAAGGCCTCCGCCGGAGAACCCGCGGCGACAGCGACACCATCGTCCGCATTGACGGCAACGAAGCCCAACACTACTTCTTGCATCGGCGCCGCACCGCCGGGTCTCCACCAGCACTCCATGTTCTGCACCAAGAGCGAGTCGCCGCACAGCAATCGGTTCGCCGACAACTTCGACCTGGCGAGCCTCCGCCTCGGCTTCCCCGCTAGGCTGCTCTTTGCTGACGGAGGCGTGCACCACCAGCCGGTGTTGCAGGGAATGTTCGACTTAGGGCTACAGAGCGGCGGCGGCAATTGCGAGGACGGAGCC
- the LOC125545570 gene encoding uncharacterized protein LOC125545570 isoform X2, which produces MGKKRKHDQGRDDESSSSDAKRYRSCHCQNRRMLSDGMSREGFSDTLCEAVIELKDVIRVKVSTEEKFERKIIKLKQKREKDKNKHKEDIRILKEDFTILKEYFKILKESHEELNSKIQEMRKEGRAEVNHYDKSPSQRSQVSQSTRFRLVIENNVSRTIYKKETIETEDGGGHIKVAMYDGGNRIAPDHLLASAKVYLVVIEGWFNEPKRDSWSKEDFEESIIKPRKGITRLVKNDTFDLSDGCCDHEGAIIMDNSQQREVKFGVMIAVPTEVRVLEGVSNPFKVQEEPGSKKKGKKPSPVPTRNLAQTTSTHTTQHGQSPFTPDEQHSLPPPAIQDVLQKSDHGKHTEFLTDDTAEDNRLSYPPAIVPQMVEGNGRALNSNGQQFSQQIPMQILWQPTNAHIMQNGQDYNMQQTSIQNPSQAAGYCPVYQPLLARGQDQYTSFSNASSQLAFPNLSAYTTLNDIRQWTSIPEGEISVEDVHPLIVPTQIQETYGSFRCGQVLLQWDKPHMEPKEHWNFLDELMPLHSTQSRFYGESLPSTSLMDKAHKLLASTSSGDSVLKMITGVTSRATQTPQRRGVLIRPIEPYDSNADIFRPPVKKQRNAKYQLRFVNRVCNDYYTQEQIKSGDGSLLKVALYDENNRVVTSGPLSSASVEVVLLHGDFNVEGQDYWTSEEFSACLVHSQSLEEPPALGGDRVLALTDGEAALGNVSFQISSFHARTGKFKMGVEIKNVREESVQQGITSPFLVRVRQGEESSHHRITSPEALLRVRMELPKQVCGALQCDARERASSDQSSPQRNVLVASKVEDHDSIVQSGSGVLLFPAPPPSSEQARVPQPEPGLNCPRCDSTNTEFFFFNNHSVTQPRNFCGECRLGLGAALGLAAVPAADRDIADRAAYVAATSGTSTSTKPSTTATTCAISAPMSMVERARLAKVPQPEPGLKCPRCDSTNTKFCYFNNYSLTQPRHFCHACRRYWTRGGALRNVASCHAKRSAKRSAKRCAKSKASAGEPAATATPSSALTATKPNTTSCIGAAPPGLHQHSMFCTKSESPHSNRFADNFDLASLRLGFPARLLFADGGVHHQPVLQGMFDLGLQSGGGNCEDGASSTTK; this is translated from the exons ATGGGGAAAAAGAGGAAACATGATCAGGGAAGGGACGACGAGTCGAGCTCCTCCGATGCCAAGCGGTACAGGTCTTGCCACTGCCAGAACAG AAGGATGTTAAGTGACGGGATGTCTCGGGAGGGGTTTTCAGATACCTTATGTGAGGCAGTAATCGAACTGAAAGACGTCATACGG GTTAAAGTGTCCACGGAGGAAAAGTTCGAAAGAAAAATTATAAAGCTTAAGCAAAAGAGGGAAAAAGATAAGAACAAACATAAGGAAGATATCAGAATACTCAAGGAAGATTTCACAATACTCAAAGAATATTTCAAAATACTGAAGGAATCTCATGAAGAGCTCAATTCAAAAATCCAAGAGATGCGAAAAGAAGGGCGTGCTGAAGTAAATCATTACGATAAATCTCCATCTCAGAG ATCGCAAGTAAGCCAATCAACAAGATTTCGACTAGTAATTGAAAATAATGTGAGCAGAACAATTTACAAAAAGGAAACTATAGAGACCGAGGATGGCGGAGGTCACATAAAAGTTGCCATGTATGATGGCGGCAATCGAATCGCACCTGACCACCTTCTTGCTTCAGCAAAAGTTTACCTAGTTGTCATTGAAGGATGGTTCAACGAACCGAAGCGAGATTCTTGGTCTAAAGAGGATTTTGAGGAAAGCATAATAAAACCACGAAAAGGAATCACAAGGCTAGTGAAAAATGATACATTTGATCTGAGTGATGGGTGTTGTGATCATGAAGGTGCCATTATTATGGATAATTCGCAACAAAGGGAAGTTAAGTTTGGAGTAATGATTGCAGTACCTACAGAAGTAAGAGTTCTTGAAGGAGTATCAAATCCTTTCAAAGTGCAAGAAG AGCCAGGGTCTAAGAAAAAGGGTAAAAAGCCTTCTCCAGTTCCAACGCGAAACTTGGCACAGACAACCAGCACCCACACAACACAACATG GCCAAAGTCCTTTTACTCCAGACGAGCAACATAGTCTTCCACCACCTGCCATTCAAGACGTATTGCAGAAATCAG ACCATGGAAAGCATACAGAATTTCTGACTGATGACACTGCAGAGGATAATCGACTGAGTTATCCACCGGCTATTGTGCCACAGATGGTTGAGGGAAATG GGCGAGCCCTAAACAGCAATGGTCAACAATTTTCGCAACAAATCCCAATGCAAATCTTGTGGCAGCCAACCAATGCACACATAATGCAAAATG GTCAAGACTACAATATGCAACAAACAAGCATTCAAAATCCATCGCAGGCAGCAG GATATTGTCCAGTCTATCAACCCTTACTTGCTCGTGGACAAGATCAGTACACTAGTTTCTCTAATGCAAGTTCTCAACTTGCATTTCCGAACCTTTCAGCATACACGACATTGAATGATATTCGCCAG TGGACTTCCATCCCTGAAGGGGAGATATCTGTGGAAGATGTACATCCTTTAATTGTCCCGACACAAATTCAAGAGACTT ATGGGTCATTTAGATGTGGTCAAGTACTACTTCAATGGGATAAACCTCATATGGAGCCCAAGGAACACTGGAACTTTCTTGACGAGCTCATGCCGCTGCATAGCACACAGTCAAGGTTTTATGGAGAAAGTTTACCCAGTACAAGCCTCATGGATAAAGCCCATAAATTACTGGCCAGTACTTCATCAGGTGATTCTGTTTTGAAGATGATTACTGGTGTTACGAGTCGAGCCACGCAAACTCCTCAGAGGAGAGGCGTTCTCATTCGTCCCATCGAGCCATATGATTCAAACGCTGA CATTTTCAGGCCACCAGTTAAGAAGCAAAGGAATGCCAAATATCAACTGCGGTTTGTCAATAGGGTTTGCAATGACTACTACACCCAGGAACAAATCAAATCAGGGGATGGGAGTCTGTTAAAGGTAGCTTTGTATGATGAGAATAATCGGGTAGTCACATCTGGTCCGCTGTCTTCAGCTTCTGTGGAGGTCGTACTACTTCATGGCGATTTCAATGTCGAAGGTCAAGATTATTGGACATCAGAGGAGTTCAGTGCCTGCCTAGTGCATTCACAATCCTTAGAAGAACCACCAGCCCTGGGAGGTGACCGTGTCTTGGCACTGACTGATGGAGAGGCAGCCCTTGGTAATGTCAGTTTCCAGATTTCCTCCTTCCATGCCAGAACAGGAAAGTTCAAGATGGGTGTTGAGATTAAAAACGTACGAGAAGAGAGTGTTCAACAAGGAATCACTAGCCCATTTCTCGTGAGAGTTCGTCAAGGGGAAG AATCAAGTCACCATCGGATCACATCTCCCGAAGCGTTGCTCAGAGTAAGAATGGAATTGCCCAAACAAGTCTGCGGGGCGCTGCAGTGCGATGCCAGGGAACGCGCGTCGTCG GATCAGTCGTCGCCGCAGAGAAATGTCTTGGTGGCGTCGAAGGTGGAGGACCATGACAGCATAGTACAGAGCGGGAGCGGCGTGTTATTATTCCCAGCCCCGCCGCCGTCGTCGGAGCAGGCACGGGTGCCGCAGCCGGAGCCGGGGCTCAACTGCCCGCGCTGCGACTCCACCAACACagagttcttcttcttcaacaaccACTCCGTCACACAGCCCCGCAACTTCTGCGGCGAATGCCGCCTTGGGCTGGGCGCCGCGCTTGGCCTGGCGGCGGTACCCGCCGCCGACAGGGACATCGCGGATCGCGCCGCCTACGTAGCTGCCACGTCAGGGACGTCGACGTCGACGAAGCccagcaccaccgccaccacTTGCGCCATATCTGCGCCAATGTCGATGGTGGAGCGGGCGCGGTTGGCCAAGGTGCCGCAGCCGGAGCCGGGGCTCAAGTGCCCGCGCTGCGACTCCACCAACACCAAGTTCTGCTACTTCAACAACTACTCCCTCACCCAGCCCCGTCACTTCTGCCACGCATGCCGCCGCTATTGGACCCGCGGGGGCGCGCTCCGCAACGTCGCCAGCTGCCACGCCAAGCGCAGCGCCAAACGCAGCGCCAAGCGTTGCGCCAAGTCCAAGGCCTCCGCCGGAGAACCCGCGGCGACAGCGACACCATCGTCCGCATTGACGGCAACGAAGCCCAACACTACTTCTTGCATCGGCGCCGCACCGCCGGGTCTCCACCAGCACTCCATGTTCTGCACCAAGAGCGAGTCGCCGCACAGCAATCGGTTCGCCGACAACTTCGACCTGGCGAGCCTCCGCCTCGGCTTCCCCGCTAGGCTGCTCTTTGCTGACGGAGGCGTGCACCACCAGCCGGTGTTGCAGGGAATGTTCGACTTAGGGCTACAGAGCGGCGGCGGCAATTGCGAGGACGGAGCC
- the LOC125545570 gene encoding uncharacterized protein LOC125545570 isoform X3: MRKEGRAEVNHYDKSPSQRSQVSQSTRFRLVIENNVSRTIYKKETIETEDGGGHIKVAMYDGGNRIAPDHLLASAKVYLVVIEGWFNEPKRDSWSKEDFEESIIKPRKGITRLVKNDTFDLSDGCCDHEGAIIMDNSQQREVKFGVMIAVPTEVRVLEGVSNPFKVQEGKTKKPGSKKKGKKPSPVPTRNLAQTTSTHTTQHGQSPFTPDEQHSLPPPAIQDVLQKSDHGKHTEFLTDDTAEDNRLSYPPAIVPQMVEGNGRALNSNGQQFSQQIPMQILWQPTNAHIMQNGQDYNMQQTSIQNPSQAAGYCPVYQPLLARGQDQYTSFSNASSQLAFPNLSAYTTLNDIRQWTSIPEGEISVEDVHPLIVPTQIQETYGSFRCGQVLLQWDKPHMEPKEHWNFLDELMPLHSTQSRFYGESLPSTSLMDKAHKLLASTSSGDSVLKMITGVTSRATQTPQRRGVLIRPIEPYDSNADIFRPPVKKQRNAKYQLRFVNRVCNDYYTQEQIKSGDGSLLKVALYDENNRVVTSGPLSSASVEVVLLHGDFNVEGQDYWTSEEFSACLVHSQSLEEPPALGGDRVLALTDGEAALGNVSFQISSFHARTGKFKMGVEIKNVREESVQQGITSPFLVRVRQGEESSHHRITSPEALLRVRMELPKQVCGALQCDARERASSDQSSPQRNVLVASKVEDHDSIVQSGSGVLLFPAPPPSSEQARVPQPEPGLNCPRCDSTNTEFFFFNNHSVTQPRNFCGECRLGLGAALGLAAVPAADRDIADRAAYVAATSGTSTSTKPSTTATTCAISAPMSMVERARLAKVPQPEPGLKCPRCDSTNTKFCYFNNYSLTQPRHFCHACRRYWTRGGALRNVASCHAKRSAKRSAKRCAKSKASAGEPAATATPSSALTATKPNTTSCIGAAPPGLHQHSMFCTKSESPHSNRFADNFDLASLRLGFPARLLFADGGVHHQPVLQGMFDLGLQSGGGNCEDGASSTTK; encoded by the exons ATGCGAAAAGAAGGGCGTGCTGAAGTAAATCATTACGATAAATCTCCATCTCAGAG ATCGCAAGTAAGCCAATCAACAAGATTTCGACTAGTAATTGAAAATAATGTGAGCAGAACAATTTACAAAAAGGAAACTATAGAGACCGAGGATGGCGGAGGTCACATAAAAGTTGCCATGTATGATGGCGGCAATCGAATCGCACCTGACCACCTTCTTGCTTCAGCAAAAGTTTACCTAGTTGTCATTGAAGGATGGTTCAACGAACCGAAGCGAGATTCTTGGTCTAAAGAGGATTTTGAGGAAAGCATAATAAAACCACGAAAAGGAATCACAAGGCTAGTGAAAAATGATACATTTGATCTGAGTGATGGGTGTTGTGATCATGAAGGTGCCATTATTATGGATAATTCGCAACAAAGGGAAGTTAAGTTTGGAGTAATGATTGCAGTACCTACAGAAGTAAGAGTTCTTGAAGGAGTATCAAATCCTTTCAAAGTGCAAGAAGGCAAGACAAAAA AGCCAGGGTCTAAGAAAAAGGGTAAAAAGCCTTCTCCAGTTCCAACGCGAAACTTGGCACAGACAACCAGCACCCACACAACACAACATG GCCAAAGTCCTTTTACTCCAGACGAGCAACATAGTCTTCCACCACCTGCCATTCAAGACGTATTGCAGAAATCAG ACCATGGAAAGCATACAGAATTTCTGACTGATGACACTGCAGAGGATAATCGACTGAGTTATCCACCGGCTATTGTGCCACAGATGGTTGAGGGAAATG GGCGAGCCCTAAACAGCAATGGTCAACAATTTTCGCAACAAATCCCAATGCAAATCTTGTGGCAGCCAACCAATGCACACATAATGCAAAATG GTCAAGACTACAATATGCAACAAACAAGCATTCAAAATCCATCGCAGGCAGCAG GATATTGTCCAGTCTATCAACCCTTACTTGCTCGTGGACAAGATCAGTACACTAGTTTCTCTAATGCAAGTTCTCAACTTGCATTTCCGAACCTTTCAGCATACACGACATTGAATGATATTCGCCAG TGGACTTCCATCCCTGAAGGGGAGATATCTGTGGAAGATGTACATCCTTTAATTGTCCCGACACAAATTCAAGAGACTT ATGGGTCATTTAGATGTGGTCAAGTACTACTTCAATGGGATAAACCTCATATGGAGCCCAAGGAACACTGGAACTTTCTTGACGAGCTCATGCCGCTGCATAGCACACAGTCAAGGTTTTATGGAGAAAGTTTACCCAGTACAAGCCTCATGGATAAAGCCCATAAATTACTGGCCAGTACTTCATCAGGTGATTCTGTTTTGAAGATGATTACTGGTGTTACGAGTCGAGCCACGCAAACTCCTCAGAGGAGAGGCGTTCTCATTCGTCCCATCGAGCCATATGATTCAAACGCTGA CATTTTCAGGCCACCAGTTAAGAAGCAAAGGAATGCCAAATATCAACTGCGGTTTGTCAATAGGGTTTGCAATGACTACTACACCCAGGAACAAATCAAATCAGGGGATGGGAGTCTGTTAAAGGTAGCTTTGTATGATGAGAATAATCGGGTAGTCACATCTGGTCCGCTGTCTTCAGCTTCTGTGGAGGTCGTACTACTTCATGGCGATTTCAATGTCGAAGGTCAAGATTATTGGACATCAGAGGAGTTCAGTGCCTGCCTAGTGCATTCACAATCCTTAGAAGAACCACCAGCCCTGGGAGGTGACCGTGTCTTGGCACTGACTGATGGAGAGGCAGCCCTTGGTAATGTCAGTTTCCAGATTTCCTCCTTCCATGCCAGAACAGGAAAGTTCAAGATGGGTGTTGAGATTAAAAACGTACGAGAAGAGAGTGTTCAACAAGGAATCACTAGCCCATTTCTCGTGAGAGTTCGTCAAGGGGAAG AATCAAGTCACCATCGGATCACATCTCCCGAAGCGTTGCTCAGAGTAAGAATGGAATTGCCCAAACAAGTCTGCGGGGCGCTGCAGTGCGATGCCAGGGAACGCGCGTCGTCG GATCAGTCGTCGCCGCAGAGAAATGTCTTGGTGGCGTCGAAGGTGGAGGACCATGACAGCATAGTACAGAGCGGGAGCGGCGTGTTATTATTCCCAGCCCCGCCGCCGTCGTCGGAGCAGGCACGGGTGCCGCAGCCGGAGCCGGGGCTCAACTGCCCGCGCTGCGACTCCACCAACACagagttcttcttcttcaacaaccACTCCGTCACACAGCCCCGCAACTTCTGCGGCGAATGCCGCCTTGGGCTGGGCGCCGCGCTTGGCCTGGCGGCGGTACCCGCCGCCGACAGGGACATCGCGGATCGCGCCGCCTACGTAGCTGCCACGTCAGGGACGTCGACGTCGACGAAGCccagcaccaccgccaccacTTGCGCCATATCTGCGCCAATGTCGATGGTGGAGCGGGCGCGGTTGGCCAAGGTGCCGCAGCCGGAGCCGGGGCTCAAGTGCCCGCGCTGCGACTCCACCAACACCAAGTTCTGCTACTTCAACAACTACTCCCTCACCCAGCCCCGTCACTTCTGCCACGCATGCCGCCGCTATTGGACCCGCGGGGGCGCGCTCCGCAACGTCGCCAGCTGCCACGCCAAGCGCAGCGCCAAACGCAGCGCCAAGCGTTGCGCCAAGTCCAAGGCCTCCGCCGGAGAACCCGCGGCGACAGCGACACCATCGTCCGCATTGACGGCAACGAAGCCCAACACTACTTCTTGCATCGGCGCCGCACCGCCGGGTCTCCACCAGCACTCCATGTTCTGCACCAAGAGCGAGTCGCCGCACAGCAATCGGTTCGCCGACAACTTCGACCTGGCGAGCCTCCGCCTCGGCTTCCCCGCTAGGCTGCTCTTTGCTGACGGAGGCGTGCACCACCAGCCGGTGTTGCAGGGAATGTTCGACTTAGGGCTACAGAGCGGCGGCGGCAATTGCGAGGACGGAGCC